GATCTTCAACATGATACTGGTTCAGAACCCTAAAAGCACAGAAAAGTGATTATTGTGGTCATGTTCTTGTTTGACTTTGCATTTGCTACTGtggtttttgtttccatttCCATTTCCAAGTTACATTCTTCACACATGGTATATCTTACAAAAATTTCACTTGTACTGTACGTTAGAGATTTGGGATGCACTTCGAGCTGCTTCTGAAGCAGATATAAGCCTTGCACAAGCGATTGTGGACAGTGCTGGGGTCATTGTTCAAAATGCTGATTTAACAATTTGCTATGACGAAAGAGGTACTTATCCAATTTCCATTTTCTTCATTACTACTCGCTGCCCCCCAAAAACCTCAAATGGTACGCAAGTTTCTTTTTGGCTTACATCTCTGAGCGGGTGTGTTGTATGTGCAAGTGTCGTCGTGTGTGCTTTTTGAATGAAAATTTGGCAAAACTTGTTCCATCTTCTATAAAAATGGCAGATTGCCATTCATATTTTACTGCCCTCCGTTTCCTCTTAGCACGTGCTTACATTAACCCCTTGCAGGTGCAAAATATGAACTACCGAAGTATGTTTTGAGCGAACCAACCAACTTAATTCGAGAGAGCTGACTCGAGGAGAAGATATGACAGACTTTGCTCGCAAGATTGAATGTAAATCATGTATATTTTTCTCTCGTTCTCTTCCATATCTTAAATAGAGACGGTCACTTTTACGCCTTTCCTTTCACGTTCACGTGAATTCTTCTTAGTTTGCTGCAAGTTACTTCGGTTAATTGAACAGTACCGCAAGTGTTGTGAATAAGTTTTTGCATGATGTGATTCAATGCTTGTGCAATATGTTGTAGAAATGCTTAAAAAGGTCATACGGCCGTCGTGGTtcacttctctttttttttttttttttttttttttttttttttttttttttttttttcttttcagcagatcgatatttttacactaaggggagggagagttcgactaagccacataatgggcagcctaatttggtatcgaattcactattcacgagattcgaatctaagacctctcacttttaagcgaaagaggaataccaccagaccgtgGTACTGAATGACGGTTCACTTCTAGTTATATACTATTTCGATTTAGAGCAAGTAAACACCGTGGTTATAGCGCCATAGACAGATTACAACTTTATAACCACGAGTatagatcctctccggatctaaaAAAACAGAGCCCAAGGATCAAATGATTCgagccgttgaaatttgattaaacggctacaaataaagagtcttctaaaagttataataattataaccattggatcaaatttcaacggtctgAATTATTTGATCATTGGACTCCCCTTTTTTAGATCCGGAAAGGATCTGTATGCTATAACCACAACATAATAATGATAATTAAGGCCGAAAAAGGATGATGTGGAAAATTTGAAACCAAGAAATTGACAAGCAACGGCTTGTTTAGAAGCCTCTAGTTGGCTGGACTCTGCTCGCCTTCTAAGTTTagtctttttttttggtaatctgGAAATACACCAGGGCAAAGCCAGAGTACAACAGGAAAGAGGACTAACCAAGctaaaaaccaaaaagactACAAACAACCGAGTGATACATGGTTAAAGACCGACACAAATAATAACAATATGTCACCCTAAATCACTCCAACAATGACTCAGCTTAGTGTGAGCACGGTGGACCCCATtcttagacctagtttgggagtgaggtgcttaaaaaaaaagcacctatgaaaaaaagctgtgagggttttaggtgtttggtaaactgaaaaaaaatggcttattttggaagctgctgtgagaataagctgaaatcaaaagaaaaagctgaagctgctatttgcagctttggaaaactggcttttttttaaagcacacgGAACTacattgctcctttaatgaaaagactcactatcaaattgctttttttttccaaaagcacttttacaaaaaagtttaccaaacgctctgctgatttatttcacagccgcttattctcacagaagttttttttcaaagcacagcaataccaaaccagcccttattTAGAATAAGTACAATTGAAGATGAGGGTCTTTCGACCCAAGTATAATTGCTCATCTCCGAATTCTTCGCAGAAGCAAGTCTACTTGCCACCCTATTGGCAGATCGAGGAACCCAAGACCATAGACACTGTTGCAAGGATCCCTTCATATTCATTGCTTTCCAAAGCACTGGAACCGTCTCCCATCTACCCTGATAAATGGAATTAGATAAGCTTGAGACAACTTCCTTATAATCCGATTCAATTATAACCTTCCCTAACTCCAAATAATTAGCAAGCTTGCACCCCTCTAAGTGGGCCTTGGCCTTAGCCTCTTGCACTCCAGATGCCGTAACACTTTGTTTACTGGCAGCAATAAACCTTCCATTGGAGTCCCTAATCACTGTCGCAACATAACCCTTTTTCGTCGTCGAACACCAACTGGCATCAACATGAAATCTCAGGTAGAGACCAAACCGATATTGTATGAGGAGCCCCATTTGAATTTGCGTGACTGCCTTGAATAGTCCTCCTTCCCCCTGCACCTATATTAGATCTTTTGGTAGCCTCCATGAAAGCAGCATGGGCACAATTAATCTTATGAATTACCTGCAAAGGTGACACAATTTTCTGATTGAAAATAGCATTACATCTTTCCTTCCATATATTCCAAGAAGTAAAAGCCACTTGTGATAATATTCgatttttttcttgtttgtttccCATATCAGCCTTAATTAAAGAAAACAACCAATTTTCAACAGTATCAATTTCAAATCGATTAGTCTTAGACCTCTGCTTGTAGCCAAGGCAGATTTCGGATTTCGAttttcagtttttcagaaaagaaattgttattagcactcattTTTAGTAAATAATTATATAAACGAGGGGGAAATGCATTGTGACCATTTTTAGTGCCAGAATAAACCGTAGTATAATATTAACCAAATTGCATATGTTACTCAATATAATTGTATGCGAAAATTAGCGTTGCGGCGTCATAAGATTATGAAATTCACACTAATAATTATTACGTAGAACAAAATACAAATTATAACAATGTAAAAGCTAAAAAATTGCATCTCAGAGAAATTCAACCTGACAACTCCTGGAAGCCTTTTCAAGCATTAATTCTCCTTAAAACCCATCCATGTGATTAACAAACGTGCTGGTCTCATCAAGAACTCAGGTAACAGAATCCACGGAAACGTTGAAATTCAGGTACACAATGACGCTTCATGAAAGATAAAATATTGATCAAACATAAactcatgcataaattaaatatTTACTTATGCGTAACATTTCATATGAGGGAAGCTCACTCTTAACGTCTTTAATTCAGGCACAGAGACGTTGAAATTCAAAACCTCATCTTGACCAAGATATCCATGTATAGTTAAATCTTCAAGTACAGGGCAGCACGGAAAAATCTTTCCCATGGAGTCATTGTCTGGATATTCAGTTCTGAGATAGAGTTTCTTGAGATTGAGGAAAACCCTGACGCAGGAGGAGCGTCAGGGTTTAACAGGTGAAAATGCATTGAGGCAACTCAAATCTCCGATAGTCATCAAGAATTGTATCAACACGACGATCAAGTTCAACAACATTACGTTCGATGGCAGTTTGAATCCAAGAATTAATAAGAGCCAACTCGTTACTACAGCAGGAACAACGAAGACGAAACTTTTTAATGTCTGATGATGAATCACGAAGGGAGAGTGCACGATCAACAAAGGTCGAAAAAACAACAGAGTCGCACTCATGTTTCTTTTCCGTGATAAAAGACTTTGATTTATGTTCGAAGACCAAACTCATGTGTCCTTCCATCTTTTAGACAGAATGCTGATCCTCGCGGCATACTTTGTTGGAACGAAGGAAAGTATGTGACAAAGAATTGCATCTGGTAATTCACTGATCCTATCTTCGCCTCCTCCTTGAGGCTTTGAATTCTTTATTAGTCTTCGAGTCTCCGAATTCGACTCCATTTTTACATCTGCCTACAAATTAGATGAAAAAGCTAAATAATTGAAACTAAAAACTCCTCCCGTTCAATTACTTTTACAAACTTCAAACTGTTCATATATATTTGACATGTGAAAGAAATTCTACTTTTCGAGAGAAAAAACCGATTAAAACCAACAATACCAAAGAAATTAATCAATGGAACATTTTTCCGGAAACCATTCCAATTCAATCGAGAATTAGCAATTGAAAAGAATTATTAAGTAATATTCACATATTAACAACGCAAAAGGGCAAGTAATATTCACACATTTTTCCGGAAATCAAGCTTCGTTAGAAATTTCGTCAACTTGATCACGTGGCATCTTTCCACTTCAAGATTTCTAGAAGATTACAAGACATTGGGGTGAGAATTATATTGACTACAACTTATGAAACTAGAgcttcaacaaagaaaaatgtaTGTTTCCATGATCTTTAGTCAACGTAATTCTTACTCCATGTCGTCTAGGGGAGTTAAAGAGACAAAAATACCCATCAAAAGAGGCTCGCATGCATTGATGGGATTTCTAACGAAATTTGGCAGAGGGTGGTATATTCACACTAAAGGAGTCTGAGAGGTTTTGAGAGCTTCGAGTCATCGAGACAGTCTATTTGCAAAGCAAGAGTAAGGCTGCGTACGATAGAGGTTCCCCTGACCTTTGCAAAGCAGGAAGCCTTGTTGGCTTGGGATCGCCCTTTACAAGAGGTTTTAATATGTAGAAATTTGCTTTCTTATCCTGCTTCAAGTTGGTAATGGAAAGAGATTCAGTCTGAGACACGAAAGAAGTCCAAGAATCACCatacagaaaagaaaagaacccgTATACGAAAATTGCTCAAAAGTTAAGCTGCAATGTATATGCAATCACACAGCTGACTGGCATTGAATACAAAAACAGAAACCAAATCTGCAACTTTGTTGATGCTGCTTTGCATCTACCTACATACTAGTGGCTAGCTCAATCAACGCTCTACCATCGATCCCTCGACAGCATTGCTCAAAATCTTGTAAATTCCATAGGCTGTGGAGTAAGAAATCTGGCTAAGGCATCATCGATCATTCTTCCTCAGCATCACTTTGATCAGAATCTGCAAAGTACTCGACCATGTCATCAGTCCATTTTTGCGTTCGATGTCTTGCATCTTCCCAATCCTTCAAGCAAAACATGCAGTCCAGCATTTTTGGAGATTGCATGCTCCTCCTATGATCCAGGACCTGCTTCCCTGCACTACTAAAAGCGAACTCTGGTGCTATTGCACACACCGAAGGAGTTAGGAGGTCACGCGCCATGACAGAAAGCAAAGGAAACATTCCCTCGCGCGACTTCCACCAGGCTAGAACATCAAGATTGTCATACTCCTTTAGAGTCATAGAGCCTGCATAATTTATTCCCAAATATACATGCAGCTCAGTTGGCCCGTACTGCTTTATATCTTCTTGCCTCACATATTCTCTCCAGCTAGCATGAATATCGACTCTTTTTCTCTTACTGTCAGAAGTAGTACAGGGTTCTGTAACTTCTGTAGCCTCTGGAAATCTGGATTCATAAACCTTATAAAGGTTATGCAACATAGTGTCAAGTGCTTTTGCATCGAATTTCAGTGGCGTGCTTAAACATTTGGAAATGTTGTTCACGATGTGTTGTACACCACATAGTTTCATCCTGGGGTCCATTGCTTTAGCTAAACAGAAACTGGGCAACATGAACTCGCAATAGCTTCTGAATTCTGATTCCATAATGTCATAAATTGCCTTGAACCCCGAATGAGCTTTATGTTTGGAAAATGTAAAGCTAATGCAGAACAAATGATGGAGTGCCATACAAGAACTGGAAGAATAAACCCTTGAACCAAATGAGACTGCAACTTCataaaaaacactcaaaaactcCATGAACACAAAACCAAGCTCCCAATCCGCTTCGCATAAAAGATCGCTATCATGGTTACCATTATAAAAATCGGTGATTGCAGCATTGTAATCCACACATGATTGTAACATGAGCAAAGTAGAGTTCCAATGAGTCTTCATATCAGGCTTAAACTTTTTATAATCCAGACCGCGAGATTCGCATAAAGCGGAAAACTCTTCTTGCCTAGCAGGAGAGGAGGCAAGGCAAAGAATAGCCCTCCTAATTTTTTCTATATGAGCTTCCATCAATTTCAAGCCTTGTACCGCTATTGAATTAATCACATCGCCTAAACATTTCATGTGAGAAAACTCACCATAAAACGGCCGCAGAGAATGCCTAAACATCTCAACAGTAGCGTCATTACTTGTAACATTATCGAAAGTAATACTCAGTACTCTATCATCAATCGTATACTCCCTAAATATATCCATCACGCATTCAAAAATCACCTTATCGTTAAAAGGATGCTCGAGCTTACGAAAAGGCATATCATCATACTCGAGCATACGAAAAGCGATAATTCTCTTCTGCAACTTCCAAGCAGAATCAATAAAATGTGCGGTCACACAAACAAAATCAATTTGATCATCGCTACTAGTCCAAAAGCTACAAGTACAAGAGAACATACCGACGAAGCCACAAAGTTCGGACGTCAAGAAGTTCTTCTTTTCATTGAAGAGTTTCAAACAATCGCCTCTGATGAGGTTTAGGGGAACGCTAGAGTACTGAGGCTGGACATACGATTTGATAAACCGCTCGAACCGGACGTGTTCAGCAGACGTGAGAAGTTGGGCAGTTGAAGCAATGTATTTGGCCAAACCCCGTCTCATGTTGTGTTGAGAGTAGATAAAAGGGGGTATGTGATTGCTTCCGTTTTGACTACTTTGATCAACACTTTGACTATCACCATCTTCATTGATATCAGCATCCTCCATTTTTATCCGAAATaaacaaattacaaaaataCCTGGAAAAACTTTGAAtgcttggagagagagagagaaaaagaatgaAGGTAAGCTTTAGAGGTGTTTATATAAAGGTTATGGTGGTTAAATGACACTTTTATCCCCCAGAACTAGCCGTTACGTGGAGGTATTGGGGACAGGAAAATATGCCATTTGAGAGAAATTTTGAAAACCAAACGATTGAAAAGCAACGGCTAGTTTAAACTGAATTTTGGTTTTTGGACTTTCAGAAAACGAAGCGATTGGTATCCCGTGTTTTTATACAAGTGgtagaaaattttaatatttaagttattaactttttaatacacatatctcaccatttgtatagtgacacgtgatgtactatcCCGTATTCCGATCACACTTAAAAATCTCTCACGCTGCTTAAGCTTTTATAAATATTACTCTCTGATAAGGTAAGCTAAAAAGTTCATCACTTGCTGCCAAGACACTTTATAGTGTGCAAGATCGGATTTTACTGCGACAGATCATTTCGAAATCTTTCAGATGGTGCTCGCATTCGATCAAAATGGTAGACTCGGATGGCCACTGAACCATAATGTAGAATTCCATCGTTCTCAGAACACATAATGCAAGGGCAGAATGCGAACACATGACCATTTAATTCAAAGTAAACAGATTATCCGTCAAAATGGAGCAGCGTCTGCACTCTGCTACTACAGAATCGAGCAGTTGATTAACAGCGGAGAAGAAAAACACTCTTctttccgtcattttaaaaatagaacaagATGTGAGAGCAACGCACCCCTACTCCGATCATGTTACTCCCCCAAAACACAGAACGGTGAGCTTTAACCAACTCGAAAACCTATATTACACCAAGGGAACTTTGAACTTGTAAAAGCCGACCATATATCCATACAATCCTGCAGGGTACTTGAGCTTTTGAAAAGGCCTTTAGACCTTCTTGAAGAATGAAAGAATATTTCCTTGCTTAGGATCCTTGTttactcctttcttgtttccCGCTTTCCCTGTTGCATTTGTTGGAGCCGTGTTTCCCACTGACTTCTTAACTGCAGGAGGCCTAGATTCACATGTTCAAAATTAACGTTCAGTCATCAGGCACAAGCTAAAACCTCAGCACGAAAGATCAATCAAGAATTTGGCACAAAATAAGTAACACAAGACCGTAGTCCTGCCCAAGCTAGGCAATCAAATAAATTACACAACTGCCTCAATTGTCAGTACAAGTATATGAGAACAACAGTGATGCACAGCATCTGATCTGCATGTTTTTCTAGCATCTTTACGGTCTACTTGATATTTCGTATCCGGAGCAGAACTATTCAATATTCTAGCTATTTAAGCCTGCTACCTGGTTGCAAACTTGCAACATCAAATATAATTATCCGTTTC
This window of the Malus domestica chromosome 03, GDT2T_hap1 genome carries:
- the LOC114824047 gene encoding uncharacterized protein — encoded protein: MGCAGSSQTKGDGTLKKVRKPKPWKHPQPLTKSQLLQLREEFWDTAPHYGGRKEIWDALRAASEADISLAQAIVDSAGVIVQNADLTICYDERGAKYELPKYVLSEPTNLIRES